Proteins found in one Sorghum bicolor cultivar BTx623 chromosome 1, Sorghum_bicolor_NCBIv3, whole genome shotgun sequence genomic segment:
- the LOC8066028 gene encoding N-terminal acetyltransferase B complex catalytic subunit NAA20 — protein sequence MTTIRRFCCDDLLRFASVNLDHLTETFNMSFYMTYLARWPDYFHAAVNPGGRVMGYIMGKVEGQGESWHGHVTAVSVASEFRRQKLAKKLMNLLEEISDKMDKAYFVDLFVRASNMPAIRMYEKLGYVVYRRVLRYYSGEEDGLDMRKALSQDVEKKSIIPLKRPITPDELEYD from the exons ATGACGACGATCCGCCGGTTCTGCTGCGACGACCTCCTCCGCTTCGCCTCCGTCAACCTGGACCACCTCACCGAGACG TTCAACATGTCGTTCTACATGACGTACCTGGCGCGCTGGCCCGACTACTTCCACGCCGCCGTCAACCCTGGCGGCCGCGTCATGGGTTACA TCATGGGTAAAGTTGAAGGGCAAGGTGAATCTTGGCATGGACATGTCACAGCGGTGTCAGTTGCCTCTGAATTTCGGAGGCAGAAGTTAGCCAAGAAGCTTATGAACTTACTGGAGGAAATCAGCGATAAGAT GGATAAGGCCTACTTTGTGGATCTCTTTGTAAGAGCATCTAACATGCCAGCGATAAGGATGTACGAAAAG CTTGGTTATGTGGTTTATCGAAGGGTGCTCCGGTACTACTCAGGGGAAGAAGATGGCCTTG ATATGAGAAAAGCATTATCACAAGATGTTGAGAAGAAGTCCATCATACCACTCAAGAGGCCAATTACGCCTGATGAACTTGAATATGATTGA
- the LOC8062947 gene encoding adenylosuccinate synthetase 2, chloroplastic — translation MPLASLSLDPAPFPLIRPAAGWSGRVLPVPGPAPRLCRPLRAAPVAPATTDEPSAAARGRLESLSQVAGVLGTQWGDEGKGKLVDILAQRFDVVARCQGGANAGHTIYNSEGKKFALHLVPSGILNENTQCVIGNGVVVHLPGFFKEIDGLESNGISCKGRLLVSDRAHLLFDLHQVVDGLREVELGNSLIGTTKRGIGPCYSNKVTRNGLRISDLRHMDTFGAKLNNLLRDAALRFKDFEYNSKILKEEVEKYKRFAERLEPFITDTVHFMNQSILQKKKILVEGGQATMLDIDFGTYPFVTSSSPSAGGICTGLGIAPRSLGDIIGVVKAYTTRVGSGPFPTELLGKTGDLLRASGMEFGTTTGRPRRCGWLDIVALKYCCQINGFSSLNLTKLDVLTGLKEIKLGTSYYTDDGNTVQSFPADLDLLEQIKVKYEALPGWEEDISSIRDYSDLPETARRYVERIEELVGIPVHYIGVGPGRDALIYK, via the exons ATGCCGCTAGCTTCTCTGTCGCTGGACCCCGCCCCCTTCCCTCTCATCCGCCCCGCCGCCGGCTGGAGCGGACGCGTCCTCCCGGTCCCGGGGCCTGCACCGCGCCTATGTCGGCCGCTGAGGGCGGCTCCCGTGGCACCCGCTACCACGGATGAGCCCTCTGCGGCCGCGCGCGGCCGGCTGGAGTCGCTGAGCCAGGTGGCCGGGGTGCTGGGCACGCAGTGGGGCGACGAGGGAAAGGGAAAACTCGTCGACATCCTCGCCCAGCGCTTCGACGTCGTCGCTCGGTGCCAG GGTGGAGCTAATGCTGGGCATACCATATACAATTCTGAAGGGAAGAAGTTTGCACTTCATCTTGTTCCGTCAGGCATCCTTAATGAAAACACTCAGTGTGTGATTGGTAATGGAGTAGTTGTTCATCTTCCTGGATTCTTTAAGGAAATTGATGGGCTAGAGTCTAATGGAATTTCTTGCAAGGGAAGGCTTTTGGTATCAGATCGTGCCCATCTTTTGTTTGATCTTCATCAAGTTGTTGATGGTCTTAGAGAGGTAGAGCTTGGGAATTCCCTTATAGGGACAACAAAGAGAGGAATTGGACCATGCTATTCAAACAAGGTTACAAGGAATGGACTCAGAATTAGTGATCTGCGACATATGGATACCTTTGGTGCAAAACTCAACAACCTACTAAGAGATGCAGCTCTACGCTTCAAAGATTTTGAATACAATAGCAAGATTCTCAAAGAGGAAGTTGAGAAGTATAAAAGGTTTGCTGAACGATTGGAACCTTTTATCACTGATACCGTGCATTTCATGAACCAGTCGATTTTGCAGAAGAAGAAAATATTGGTTGAAGGTGGTCAAGCTACCATGTTAGACATAGACTTTGGGACCTACCCCTTTGTTACTTCCTCAAGTCCCTCAGCTGGTGGAATCTGTACTGGGCTTGGTATTGCTCCCAGAAGTCTCGGTGATATCATTGGAGTG GTAAAAGCCTACACAACTAGGGTTGGATCCGGTCCTTTCCCAACAGAACTATTGGGTAAGACTGGTGATTTGCTTCGTGCTTCTGGAATGGAATTTGGTACTACAACAGGTCGTCCTAGGCGTTGTGGCTGGCTTGATATAGTTGCACTTAAATACTGTTGCCAAATCAATGGTTTCTCATCTTTGAATCTCACAAAACTCGATGTCTTAACTGGACTCAAGGAAATTAAGCTGGGTACCTCATACTACACTGATGACGGTAACACTGTTCAATCATTCCCAGCAGATCTTGATCTTCTAGAGCAAATAAAG GTCAAATATGAGGCCCTACCTGGATGGGAGGAAGACATTTCCTCAATACGAGACTACAGTGATCTCCCAGAAACTGCTCGTCGCTATGTGGAGAGGATAGAGGAACTGGTCGGCATTCCAGTCCACTACATTGGTGTCGGGCCTGGACGTGACGCCCTCATATACAAATAA
- the LOC8066029 gene encoding putative DEAD-box ATP-dependent RNA helicase 51 isoform X2, producing MAARALPESVHHTACDELQKDDRKEEKGKRKREREEDIGMEATGKEKMEGMGKKKEKNGEEKLKKGKGGGILTNRLFSELCISELTAKAIREMNYTHLTKIQARSIPHLMEGSDVMGSAKTGSGKTLAFLIPAIELLHRSHFLPRNGTGVVVVCPTRELAIQTHNVAKELMKYHSQTLGYVIGGTNMRSEANQLAEGINVLVATPGMLLDHLRSTSSFKYKELKCLIIDEADRILEQNFEEDMKQIFKRLPRDRQTVLFSATQTQKVQDFANFTFGKNEERQRKLVYVGVDDSELKQAYCVIPSEKRFLVLYTFLRLKVHKEQMVEVLRGEVGEEQKVKIMVFFSSCSSVKFHAELLNFLGIECYEIHGQLKQQKRTSTFFRFLKEEKGILLCPNVAARGLDIPDVDYLCNMILQMTQRVGRTARGDKGKGKALLFLLPEELKLLIHLQAANICLTEYVFREKHVPKSLSQLENIVTGNYFLNKSAKEAYRSYLLAYNSHSMKDIFDIHQLDLKKVAASFCFKEPPKVNLNLESSASKHRKMRKVYGGQSHGIGPSNPYGRRGGYGRSKFARF from the exons ATGGCTGCTCGTGCTCTGCCTGAGTCGGTCCACCACACCGCCTGCGATGAGCTCCAGAAGGACGATCGGAAGGAAGAGAAGGGAAAGCGGAAGCGGGAGCGGGAAGAGGACATTGGGATGGAGGCAACGGGGAAGGAGAAGATGGAGGGGATggggaagaagaaggagaagaatggGGAAGAAAAGCTGAAGAAGGGCAAGGGAGGCGGGATTCTGACCAACAGGCTTTTCTCAGAGCTCTGCATCTCGGAGCTCACTGCCAAGGCCATCAGAGAGATGAACTACACCCACCTCACCAAG ATTCAAGCTAGATCAATACCGCATCTGATGGAAGGAAGTGATGTGATGGGTTCAGCAAAGACTGGCTCAGGGAAGACCCTTGCTTTCCTTATACCAGCCATTGAGCTGCTCCACAGATCGCACTTCTTGCCGAGGAACGGAACTGGAGTTGTGGTGGTTTGCCCAACGAGGGAGCTTGCTATCCAG ACACACAATGTTGCCAAGGAATTAATGAAGTATCACTCGCAAACTCTTGGATATGTAATTGGTGGCACTAATATGAGAAGTGAGGCTAACCAGCTCGCAGAAGGGATCAATGTCTTAGTTGCCACACCGGGCATGCTTCTGGACCATCTGCGAAGTACCAGCAGTTTCAAATACAAAGAGCTAAAG TGCCTTATaattgatgaagctgatcggaTACTTGAGCAAAATTTCGAGGAGGATATGAAACAAATATTTAAACGCCTCCCTCGG GATAGACAAACTGTTCTTTTTTCTGCTACACAGACTCAAAAG GTTCAAGATTTTGCGAATTTTACATTTGGGAAAAATGAAGAAAGACAACGGAAACTTGTTTATGTTGGAGTTGATGATTCTGAATTAAAG CAGGCCTACTGTGTCATTCCAAGCGAGAAAAGGTTTCTTGTTCTCTACACTTTCCTAAGATTGAAAGTTCACAAGGAGCAGATGGTGGAGGTCCTAAGAGGGGAAGTGGGTGAGGAGCAGaaggtgaagatcatggtgttcTTTTCATCATGTAGCTCAGTCAAATTCCATGCAGAACTTCTAAATTTCCTCGGGATAGAGTGTTACGAGATCCATGGGCAACTGAAGCAGCAGAAACGAACTAGTACATTCTTCCGATTCCTGAAGGAAGAAAAGGGAATCTTATTATGCCCTAATGTGGCAGCACGTGGGCTTGATATTCCTGATGTG GACTATTTGTGCAATATGATCCTCCAGATGACCCAAAG AGTTGGTCGTACTGCCCGAGGTGATAAAGGCAAAGGAAAGGCATTACTGTTCTTACTACCGGAAGAACTAAAGTTGCTCATACACCTGCAG GCAGCCAATATTTGCCTTACTGAATATGTGTTCAGGGAAAAGCATGTGCCAAAATCGCTATCACAACTT GAGAATATTGTTACTGGGAATTACTTTCTAAACAAGTCTGCAAAGGAAGCCTACAGGTCCTACCTTCTGGCATACAACTCACACTCTATGAAAGACATTTTTGATATCCATCAACTTGATCTCAAG AAAGTGGCGGCATCATTCTGTTTTAAGGAGCCTCCTAAAGTGAATTTGAACCTGGAGAGCAGTGCGTCAAAACATCGAAAGATGAGGAAAGTGTACGGTGGACAGAGCCATGGAATTGGCCCTTCAAACCCCTATGGAAGGAGAGGCGGATATGGTCGCAGCAAATTTGCAAGATTCTAA
- the LOC8066029 gene encoding putative DEAD-box ATP-dependent RNA helicase 51 isoform X1 yields the protein MAARALPESVHHTACDELQKDDRKEEKGKRKREREEDIGMEATGKEKMEGMGKKKEKNGEEKLKKGKGGGILTNRLFSELCISELTAKAIREMNYTHLTKIQARSIPHLMEGSDVMGSAKTGSGKTLAFLIPAIELLHRSHFLPRNGTGVVVVCPTRELAIQTHNVAKELMKYHSQTLGYVIGGTNMRSEANQLAEGINVLVATPGMLLDHLRSTSSFKYKELKCLIIDEADRILEQNFEEDMKQIFKRLPRDRQTVLFSATQTQKVQDFANFTFGKNEERQRKLVYVGVDDSELKPTVEGLQQAYCVIPSEKRFLVLYTFLRLKVHKEQMVEVLRGEVGEEQKVKIMVFFSSCSSVKFHAELLNFLGIECYEIHGQLKQQKRTSTFFRFLKEEKGILLCPNVAARGLDIPDVDYLCNMILQMTQRVGRTARGDKGKGKALLFLLPEELKLLIHLQAANICLTEYVFREKHVPKSLSQLENIVTGNYFLNKSAKEAYRSYLLAYNSHSMKDIFDIHQLDLKKVAASFCFKEPPKVNLNLESSASKHRKMRKVYGGQSHGIGPSNPYGRRGGYGRSKFARF from the exons ATGGCTGCTCGTGCTCTGCCTGAGTCGGTCCACCACACCGCCTGCGATGAGCTCCAGAAGGACGATCGGAAGGAAGAGAAGGGAAAGCGGAAGCGGGAGCGGGAAGAGGACATTGGGATGGAGGCAACGGGGAAGGAGAAGATGGAGGGGATggggaagaagaaggagaagaatggGGAAGAAAAGCTGAAGAAGGGCAAGGGAGGCGGGATTCTGACCAACAGGCTTTTCTCAGAGCTCTGCATCTCGGAGCTCACTGCCAAGGCCATCAGAGAGATGAACTACACCCACCTCACCAAG ATTCAAGCTAGATCAATACCGCATCTGATGGAAGGAAGTGATGTGATGGGTTCAGCAAAGACTGGCTCAGGGAAGACCCTTGCTTTCCTTATACCAGCCATTGAGCTGCTCCACAGATCGCACTTCTTGCCGAGGAACGGAACTGGAGTTGTGGTGGTTTGCCCAACGAGGGAGCTTGCTATCCAG ACACACAATGTTGCCAAGGAATTAATGAAGTATCACTCGCAAACTCTTGGATATGTAATTGGTGGCACTAATATGAGAAGTGAGGCTAACCAGCTCGCAGAAGGGATCAATGTCTTAGTTGCCACACCGGGCATGCTTCTGGACCATCTGCGAAGTACCAGCAGTTTCAAATACAAAGAGCTAAAG TGCCTTATaattgatgaagctgatcggaTACTTGAGCAAAATTTCGAGGAGGATATGAAACAAATATTTAAACGCCTCCCTCGG GATAGACAAACTGTTCTTTTTTCTGCTACACAGACTCAAAAG GTTCAAGATTTTGCGAATTTTACATTTGGGAAAAATGAAGAAAGACAACGGAAACTTGTTTATGTTGGAGTTGATGATTCTGAATTAAAG CCTACTGTTGAGGGCTTGCAGCAGGCCTACTGTGTCATTCCAAGCGAGAAAAGGTTTCTTGTTCTCTACACTTTCCTAAGATTGAAAGTTCACAAGGAGCAGATGGTGGAGGTCCTAAGAGGGGAAGTGGGTGAGGAGCAGaaggtgaagatcatggtgttcTTTTCATCATGTAGCTCAGTCAAATTCCATGCAGAACTTCTAAATTTCCTCGGGATAGAGTGTTACGAGATCCATGGGCAACTGAAGCAGCAGAAACGAACTAGTACATTCTTCCGATTCCTGAAGGAAGAAAAGGGAATCTTATTATGCCCTAATGTGGCAGCACGTGGGCTTGATATTCCTGATGTG GACTATTTGTGCAATATGATCCTCCAGATGACCCAAAG AGTTGGTCGTACTGCCCGAGGTGATAAAGGCAAAGGAAAGGCATTACTGTTCTTACTACCGGAAGAACTAAAGTTGCTCATACACCTGCAG GCAGCCAATATTTGCCTTACTGAATATGTGTTCAGGGAAAAGCATGTGCCAAAATCGCTATCACAACTT GAGAATATTGTTACTGGGAATTACTTTCTAAACAAGTCTGCAAAGGAAGCCTACAGGTCCTACCTTCTGGCATACAACTCACACTCTATGAAAGACATTTTTGATATCCATCAACTTGATCTCAAG AAAGTGGCGGCATCATTCTGTTTTAAGGAGCCTCCTAAAGTGAATTTGAACCTGGAGAGCAGTGCGTCAAAACATCGAAAGATGAGGAAAGTGTACGGTGGACAGAGCCATGGAATTGGCCCTTCAAACCCCTATGGAAGGAGAGGCGGATATGGTCGCAGCAAATTTGCAAGATTCTAA